A stretch of DNA from Malus sylvestris chromosome 9, drMalSylv7.2, whole genome shotgun sequence:
TCCACTCTGGACAGGTCTGGAGCTTAGGGATCATATCATCTGGACCGTTGATTGGTgtgtaaaaaaaatcagaacCGTTGGTTTTGTGTGGTGGGCCAAGAAAATGAGTTAATAGGGACCGTTTATTGAATTTGTGCAGCCCAAATGAATTGATCCCTAGGTTCCGGACACTAAGGTCCGGAGTGGATCCAATTTCGTGCTTGGATAGGATAACGCATGTAATTTAAGGTATGTACGAAGGTCATTGtgattaattttgtattttgggAGGATTATAAGAGATTAGACATGAAGGAAACTTATTTCTATTGATCCTACTATTTTGTGAGGATGGTAAGggaaaagtgtttttttttttcgactaGTTATCCACCTTCTATCTttaaattagacaaaatttattcatttttttcttcaacataCCTTGAATACGGTGAATTATCTAATCCAATAATAAGCTCCAAACCTGTCCCAGTGGAAAAAGATGTCATCTCACTTAGATAAACATTTTGGGAAAGCgattctctccggatcccttccttcTAATCCATCAAATCAAAGAATCAGTgccattgaaatttaatccaatggCTATAAACAGGGgctcactttaaaagttataataacttcagccgttggatcaaattttaatgataCGGATCCACTAATTTGATGAATTAAGAGGAAGatatccggagaggatccctttcccatTTTGTTACCTTTTTACTTCTTCATTTCCTTCGAGCATTCACATGAATGCATTTTGAAAACAGCAGTAAAGTCACTGAACTTTTCAGTTTTTACTATCTTCTTTAAAGTCCAAACAGAAAACTTTATTATTTACCCCTATTTCCAAATTAAGGATCAATTGTTCAACTAGTTGTGATGGCTTGTGAAACTAATAGTTTAtagggttttgattttattttggaaCCTGGAACCACAACCCAATTCAGATTTGGCACCATTCTTTCAATGCTCATAAAGTGCAGAATACAAAAAAAGTAAAGCTTACTCTAGTTTTGATTTTTCTAGTACAGGTTTGAGTGTGACAATAAAGGAAAAGAACATTGGACACATCAAAGAAAAAGACCAAGAAAATAAAGGGCTGAAATTCCctgaaaccctaatttccaCCACCCAAAGGGACATCACTACTCCAATAACAACAGTTCCTACAATAACTACCACAAATCCCACTTCATCAACACCAATTGTGAACCCTAATTCAAATCCAGCTGATTCAACTGTCCCTGTCACATCCTCCCCTAGCATGACCCCATTTCCTACAACAACAACACCATCATCACCTGCATCCACTGGTTCAAGTTGGTGTGTTGCTAGCCAAAGTGCATCACAAATGGCATTGCAAGTTGCTTTGGACTATGCTTGTGGCCATGGTGGCACTGATTGCTCAGAAATTCAGCCGGGACGAAGCTGTTACAACCCAAATAGTGTCCGGGATCATGCTTCTTACGCATTCAATAACTATTATCAGAAGAAACCAGTTCCAAATAGCTGCAACTTTGGTGGAACTGCTATGATCACTAGCACTGACCCAAGTAAGTCACCATTTTATACTACCGTTTGTAAACTCTATGTCATACTGCAAGAGACTTGTAGCTCAAGTTGTTAAAACCATCTATCCTTGCACCCGAGATCCTGCTTTCAATTAAAAAGATTGGCACGCTTTTCTTCTTTCCTTCTAAATGATCTCTGGTTTTGCTACAATGTTCTCAGGTACAGGGTCTTGTCAATATCCGTCTACTAGGTAATTTACTCTCTCATGTTTTCGTACCACCTTTTTCATTTAGaaagataaaaattaatatttgtaTATTCACATTGCGTCTGCAGCACAAGTTCATCAGTCTTGAACACAACAAATACTAGTGGCTCAACTGTGTTTGGTGCGGTCCCTTCAGGCCCTACCACCTCAGCAGCAACAGTAGATGCAAACACACCCAGCCTGCAAAATATTTTGTACATCATGGCATGTTTGATGGTGTTTTTACGGCCTATTTTTAAGTTGAGATGAATCTTGTAATAGATATGCCAGTGGGTTCTTACTGAGGAGAGAGACCTaggtagagagaaagagagcataAGTGATGGATTGTCACGCCTCGGACCTCGGGTCTCGGGTCCAGAGCGTCTCATGAATTCTTGTAGGGCTGCAAAAAGGGTTTTTGTTTAGTTTGAGAGCAGcaacatatatacatattgaAACAATCTTTGACCATTTGTAAAGGGGAATGGAAATTTTGATTGGAACTTGGAAGATGGTATAGTTAACGGCCTTTGCTGGCTTGGGCTTTGATCTAGAGTCTACACCAGTAACCACCTTCAATAAACTCCTCCAACCATTTTTCATTTTGCAACATAAATTTTGGGGTGTGGTCATGGACTCATAAATCTTGTACTTCCTATCGTGCTATCATTATATTGACAAATTGACAAAACACAATATTgatcaaaaaattaaaacacaaaattaacaaaagatcAACAAATGCATTGATTATTACTATTTTCTTAAAACTATTCATTCATGCACCTGAGGTCCTGTATTCTCGTTGTCCTTACTCAGTATCGCTtgaatcaaaaacaaaaatccgtAATACCAAATAATCTTCATATCCTTCATTGCTTTTCCATCAGATACAAAAATAGGTTAGGTACATACGTAATTCTTTTCTTTGCCCACTTTTAATATAATTGTATGTGGAGCACATGGGAGGGACCCCTAAACATATATAAACCAATGTCCACTCATATTTGCTTCATCTCATTATTCTGTCTTGGTTCTTCGTTTCTTATCCATCAATCACTTTGTTTCCTTATTCCTTTCCTTTCTGACACTTTCTCTCTACAATGGAGGACGAACAATCCCTCTTCCAACCCCTCATCCATGCAAAACCAGTAAACCCTATTTCAGAAAACGACCATACTATTAATGCGCCGAATAGTGGTatcagttgaatatcagagtgcgcaattattaaactaactgagaatgccggaacggctacaaaaccctaagagactacattgtgaataacttatATTCTACGAGCTACAAAGCACCATATATATAAAGAACTAACATAACCCTAATAAGCAAGAaaacgaaaccctaatactaatgGGCTTagcccaaattcaaacaataaaataaataactattttccaacaccccccgtcaaactcatgacgGTATATGACATGGGTTTGCAAACAAGCAAATGCGGACTGGCTCCGTTAGGCGGACTGGCAGACATGCAAACTTAATTGGACTTGACTTGACttaacttgacttgacttgcgAACTGGCAAACTTGACTTGattcttgacttgacttgacttgactggcAAACTGGttcttgattcttgattctAGCTGGCAAACTGGTTCTGGTTCAAACTGGCTAGTGTTGAGAGTATGGAAAGAACCCGTCACTAAAAGGACGAGATTTTCATATCTCTATTTTAGCAAcgaacaaacaaacacaaataccaTCACTCGAGTGGTCACAATTCCAAGTACTCGAATGACAGTCACAAAACAATCTCAAACAAACCAACAACTCGTGTGGcccaaaaacaaacttaactatgtttttttttttcttgcccgtgtgggccttaaacaaacaaccaaaactaatttcttttccttttttttttccttcctattttcttttccacttttttcttacttcccttttcctttttttcattttttcttctttctggaCTGACGCCATACACCTCCAGCATTGGTGCGGTGGCGATGCGAACAAACAACAACAAGCGGGTGGTTCTAAGGCAGCGGGTACGGCAGTGGTGTGGTGGATTGCAGGCAACAGTCTGGTACGGGTCGAGATCGTGAGTACAGGGGTGCGGAGGAGGTTCTGATTTCCAGGCTTGCAGAGTGGTGCAAAAACGACGAGCAAGAATAGGGTCTGTGCAGGCTTGCAGCAACAGATCAGATTATGGGTTGGAGTACAGGCGGTGGGACGACACAAGACAAGCAGATGATGAGGCAGGATCAGACCAAGCAGATCCCGAAGGATTGAATCTACTCTGAtacaagttgaatatcagagtgcgcaacaaacaagactaacaaaataataagaatattattaaactaactgAGAATGgcggaacggctacaaaaccttaAAAGAttacattgtgaataacttatATTCTACGAGCTACAAAACACCATATATATAGAGGACTAACATAACCCTAATAAGTAAGAaaacgaaaccctaatactaatgcgctaagcccaaattcaaataataaaataaaggaaaaattagtatccggtccctagtttttactgttcattgactaacaccttattagttctcaaattttgattcaagtccctagcattaatgtgataatgaatttacatgtttattatataatttttttaatataaaaattagtaattaatttagggtttaatactcacacctctattaaacttctaattaattttcaattcaaacatttccaaaataataaaaaattaaattaaattaagtttgtacctattagtttttttttatatataaaaagattctcaattttttaatcttaaatgtacccattcatataatttttcaatttttttaatcttaaatgtacccattctcaaatatatcaatttgttatatgtaaaatgtaccattttttaatataaaatccattcaaattttttaatccatgtttaaacttatatgggtacattctttttcgttgatttgagaatgtatccatgttttggtacaataactttttttgttaattttggttaatgtacccatacatatatgtacacacacacacaatatatagagagaataatttatattttattatttttaatcccataattatgggttttatttaaaatctcattaatataaacaattacaaatttcaatttttaatttttaattaaaaaaatatagtaacttacattattacattaatatcagggacctcaatcaaaaactaaaaactaacaaggtttcaatcaaaggatattgatagctagggaccgcatccaaagtgtccctaaaATAAATAACTATTTTCCAACAGTATCCTCATTCGTTTTCTCTCGTTGGACCACTCGCAGTCTATACAAACCACGAAGCATCCAAAGGGTTTGACATAAGCAACGTAAACGATGCCGAAGACTCTGTCGCTTGCCGACGCTTCGACCTCCTCTACATCTCCAACGACAAAGCCTCATTATCCTCGACGCTAGCAATTTCGTCGAACACCTTTTTTACTCTAACGATGATCATCATGATCATCATCCCATGAAGCACGTAAACTAAGTCGTTTTGAGGATTTCTAGCATGAGCTCGCCTTTCTCTAACATTGGTGAATAACTTATATAGCACATGTACACCGATATTAGAGTGATTGTCCACTTCTTGCCCAACAAAGAAGTTGGccattttttccttcaataaGGCCTTCAATCATGGAACATGCCGAACATGCATTGGACTTGGCCATCCTACGTGGCATGACGCGTGTCTGGATATGGGACGGCGAGGCCCGCGCTCCACCGGATCTTATAGACGGCATGGTGGAGTACGCAAGGATGGTGGCTGAACGCTCATTTGGTCACATGAAAAGTTACGGCACAGTCACTGGCACCAAACAGCCAGAGTGTGACAAATTCTGGTGGAAGGGCAAGGACCCTGAAGTGGTGGCGcaattttatccaacggctgaaCGGGGCTGTGAAGGACAAGTGGCACGATCGGATGGTGGCTGATGCATTAGGCATGCATTGCAATATTTTTGTGGATCATATAAATTTTCTAATTACAGCTTTTGAGAGTCGGTGGATTTAAATTTCAGTGggtgttttgttttctgttcTTCTTGGTGTTATATATAGTGGAATCCGGATACCCGGCAGTTGCAAGGATCCTAGAAATACGTAAATTATatctgtttatcgtacattgtacgataaaaaattattttaaaaatttttatttaaaattaaatacaagcagtacttgacaaaaactaatcacacgatatacgataaatatATACGATTTATGAATCCCTAGGATTCTCACCAAAATAATCCGAAGAAGATCCTGTTGAATATATAATGTAGCATGATTTATAGTTGAGCTGTCACATTATTATTGATCCATGCATGATGCAAACAGATAAAACATTAGTGGATTGAAACACGTGGACACCTTTGTTTCCATCTCTCCCATTGTGTGGTCAATTGCTTGTCCATAATTTGGTTTGGCCAGTTGCCAGTTGGGACCTAATTGGATAAAcaatttttctctctttgtaTATAAGGATTAAGTTTTGTAATTAGAATAGCTAGTTATATATTTAGGGGAATTTTCTTATTGAAATGACTTCCCATACTATTTTTTCCTTGTATACCTCCTTATtttttagggaattttaacgaaaagcacctagtactgttcactttaacgaaaaaccacatttttacactaaaaagtcaatcctgatactattcactttaccatttattttgttcttatcattaaaactcaaaattttcaagccattttcattaattttccttattttttactTAGAGGGGCGACCAACCTACTTTGGTTTGTTTGGGTCCATTGGTTTTTGGGTTCATCTTTTGTATCTTCCCTGGACATTTGACCCGATTTATTGCCTTGACGTTCTTTGACCAGTCCAACTACGACTTTCGTATCACTATTTACTATTTCGCTCGTCATTTTATAATTGACTATCATTTATTAAATTCATTTGGTGCCCTTCCCATATTCTAGAGTTTAACATGATTTTTTCTAAAGTATCGAATTGATACGAAATTCTTGATTAATAATAAGATAAGAAATTTTTGGAGGAACTTTATAGAATCGATTTATTGCATCGGTTATTAAAATAGTTTTCTTCAAAATGTAATATAAtcaagagaattgttattagcattctaaaAATGTAATTCTATACTcttcacaaatgtatttttttttctaattatagaaaatttagaATGCAAAATGAAATGTTTGGTGTGACAATAACAATTTCAATtcgatactttttttttttttttttttttaaactttttattttgttatctcATCTCCTTCATTTCTTGTTTAAGTTGTAATGCAATCAAAGAATAGAAGGATAATATGGTTAGCAGATAGAGTAGCTCAAGTTGTTCAATTGTTCGTCAACTACGAAAACATAAATAGCAGCTCGAACACCATCTCAAATTGTCAAACGTTTCCAGTCTAACCTAATTCAACTGCAAAAAGAAAACGTGTGAGAACCTTGTGTCGACCAATGTGCATGCGTACCATCTGTTTTCTTTAGATCTTCGTCCCCAAGATTAATGATTACTATGATAAGCCCTCTGCAATTTTATGACTGTTGCGTTTATAATCTCATTCATTGCAAGCACAGAACATTCCTCAATACCAATGCAGACAGGAAAACTTAAATCTTAAGAAAAAGTCAAATAAATCCGCCCTTGTATTTTATttagagtaatgctattcataccatatttttatactacatTTTTATACCATTTTAGGTGGTATCTGATGTAGAAAACcatatcatttgaaaaatttgcaaaacccaagaaaatgaaggagaaagactcctcatataccataatcatcatttaatcaactagtttttcttaattattagtttattaaataatgaactaaatttaaaaatctgattaattcaaatgatatggatgtccacatcaaatgtcacctaagttggtatgaaaatatgatataaaaacatggtatgaataacgtACATTAATCAAGTGCATGGCCATGTAAAACAAAATGAATTGTGGTACTCTGCATGAATTGTATTAATTTGCGTCTTTTTTAAGAAATATATCTCTACGTGATAATAGAGATAGAATCAACCAATACAGGTAGATCTCATTTTTATTAGAGATGAGATTTACAAAATGTAAACTCTCTGACATTTCTCTTTACCATTACTTCGATACATGATTATATTAGTTAATTTCACATAATCCTTACTCGAGAAAAGGACGTGAAAGATAGGAATATGTATATCATTAGGTTAAAACAACAGtaataagaaaagaagaaattgaaTTCAAATAAAGAAATAACAATCTGCCAGTACTAGTGGTATCTAGCAAAAAATTACCATATACAACATCAAAGAAAATGGTTTCCTAACCACCTTAACAAAgaagaaactaaataaatataatcaaatccGTCCattaatttttacaaaaaaaatttaattatatgAAAATTAAGGCTTCTTTCTCTTATTAACAGGGACAATTCCTTCATTCCCAGCCAGCATTAAATACTTATCCCTCCTTGTAAGAGAGGTGCACTCAAAACCCAAAGCATCAGCCAATTTCCTCTGGATGTAATTAGCCACTTCATTGCTAGACTTCCCCCCAGCACAAGTAAGCTCTTTTGGGAGCTTCCCAAGAACCTCAACGTAATATGCAGGCCTAGGGTTCATCAGGAAGAAAATTGGGTCCAAGCATTTTAATCCACTGGCTGTTGTGCCATAAAACATGCTCACATTTGTGTTGATAGCCACTGGCACAATCTCATCAGCCAGTTCTGCAAAGAGTGAGCTGAATCTAAGCAAATATGGCTCTCGACACGTTGTTCCTTCAGGGCAAACGACCAAATCTCCTTCACTAAGTAGCCTCTCCATGGTTTCACCGTCTTGTTTTCGGTCTCTGGTTAACCGGACAGTCTTGATCGGCGCTAAGATTTCGGACATTTTGCTCAGGCTGTATGTGACAGCAGTTAAAGGCTTGCGTAAGGCTGTACTGAGGAAAACTGGGTCCAGTAGGGTTCTGTGCGTGCAAACATAGAGGACTCCCGTTTTTTGTGGATTTGAAGAAGTGGAGTTTATGCAGCCTTTGACTGAGAGATTGACACCTGTCCAGCAGGCCAAAAATAGGGCAATTTCGTAGGGGAGGATGATGCCAACTGAGATCCTGAATATGGCTAGGATTATTCCAATAGGGAGCCACAAAAGCATGGCTAGGGTTGCAGATGGAGTAGGCAAGAATGCTAGCCTTCCATCATGAAATATTACTGGCTTTGGGAGCTTGTGCCTAGCCATTGCTGATTTTGCACCACTCTTGCTGTCTTCCTTGTTCACTACATAGGCTTCCTGTTGCAATTATGTGGGTTAATAACACCAAATGGCCGTGTGATCATGccttcacattttaaaatttctcatAATGTTCTAATTAACTTTTCATAAATGTACATAGTAGACTCAAATACAAATGCATGGTAATACATACATGTACCGTATCTAGgccaaaataatattatgctTGCAAACaaggaaattaaattaatttgtgCAACATCTCCCATTAATTAAAGGAATGAAGGGGGGATGCTTCTTGGGTTATTttagataaaaattacatgatgGAAATTGGAAAGTGGGAAAAGGATGTAATTTGTGAAAATGATTTTCTAATGCATCAATGTGACTTATTAGTAGTAGTGATCCCAAAACCTTCTGAAGTACCCTAAACCAGAAATTTGATACATAGGATCATAATACCTAACTAGTTATGGGTTAGGTGTAAGATTATGCCTAAAAATACTGAGGTATATATTAAGCATTAGTGGGAAAAAATACATGACAATTTTTATTAGATATAATTTCTTTTATACAAGCAATATTAGGATCAAACTGAAACTTCAGGTGCAAGGAGAAATCAAACTTGAGAGTGCATGGATAAATAGGAAACAATTTGAAAGTAGTATTACATACCTTGCAGAGGGATGTAAAGAGTTGATCTTGGAGGCTTGAAGAACCAATTCCAATATCTGGTTTTTTGTCTCCAAAATGTTTCTTGAGAGCTTTGTGCTTCACAAGAAAACCAGACTTGGATAACAAACCAGTGAAGTAATGCCCGATGGTGTGCAACTCAGTCCCCAAAACATCACCAACTTCCAAATAATCCTTGAGAAAATGTTCAACCATGACTCTAGGGACACTTGTGAGGACAACCCTAGATCCCGCTGAGGCCAAAACCTCATACACCTGAAGGTTGAGATTTTCCAGATAAAACTTGGGCAAAACAGCCCTTCCAACACTCTCCATATCTTTTTTTCTGAGACCACAAAAAGTTATGAAAATCATGACCCTTAATCTGTGCTCGTTGTTGAAAACCAGCAAGATCGGGTACGATAGAAGCAAGAGAAGGGCTCTCAAAATGCTGCCACCTTCAAAGGCAACAAGCATGAAGTAAGGGAAGACAGATGGGGATTTCAAAAGGGATCCAAAAATGTCACATGCAATTTTGTCATACTCTCTGCCCTCTAAATTACACTTTGTGACACTGGGAAATGAAAAGGGTTGTTTTTGCGGTGATGTGAGAGGAGGAGAATTGCCTACGAGGGAACCATAGTTTCTCACTTTTCTTGCAGCTCTTTGGCATGAGTTTGCTAGCAGCTGGTACAAAACCCAGTCTGTGAGTTTGAGAAGAACCATTAGGAGGACCATGGTTTCTTGATAAACCCTAGAACTATTTCAGAGATGGTAAGAGAAGTTTTGATAGATATGACAAAGAAAGATAGAAGAACGAGAGAAGAGAGATACAGAAACAGAGGAGGTTGTGGAGAAGAGGAAGGGTTTGCTGTGTATTTATAGGAACACGAttaaggccccgtttgggattgaggtgattttaaaaaaagtcactgtgaaaaaaagctgagggtcatttttgtgtttggtaaactgaaaaaaaagggcttattttggaagctgctgtgagaataagctgaaaatcaaaggaaaagctgaagctgctatttgttgctttgaaaaaaagccagttttttcaaagcacacggagctacagtgctcctttaatgaaaagacacactatcatcctacttttttttccaaaagcactttcacaaaaaagtttaccaaacactctactggcttt
This window harbors:
- the LOC126582468 gene encoding glucan endo-1,3-beta-glucosidase 12-like isoform X1, which gives rise to MGGRFLYPVTLISCLLLLLGIFFCSGLSVTIKEKNIGHIKEKDQENKGLKFPETLISTTQRDITTPITTVPTITTTNPTSSTPIVNPNSNPADSTVPVTSSPSMTPFPTTTTPSSPASTGSSWCVASQSASQMALQVALDYACGHGGTDCSEIQPGRSCYNPNSVRDHASYAFNNYYQKKPVPNSCNFGGTAMITSTDPSTGSCQYPSTSTSSSVLNTTNTSGSTVFGAVPSGPTTSAATVDANTPSLQNILYIMACLMVFLRPIFKLR
- the LOC126582459 gene encoding glycerol-3-phosphate acyltransferase 1-like produces the protein MVLLMVLLKLTDWVLYQLLANSCQRAARKVRNYGSLVGNSPPLTSPQKQPFSFPSVTKCNLEGREYDKIACDIFGSLLKSPSVFPYFMLVAFEGGSILRALLLLLSYPILLVFNNEHRLRVMIFITFCGLRKKDMESVGRAVLPKFYLENLNLQVYEVLASAGSRVVLTSVPRVMVEHFLKDYLEVGDVLGTELHTIGHYFTGLLSKSGFLVKHKALKKHFGDKKPDIGIGSSSLQDQLFTSLCKEAYVVNKEDSKSGAKSAMARHKLPKPVIFHDGRLAFLPTPSATLAMLLWLPIGIILAIFRISVGIILPYEIALFLACWTGVNLSVKGCINSTSSNPQKTGVLYVCTHRTLLDPVFLSTALRKPLTAVTYSLSKMSEILAPIKTVRLTRDRKQDGETMERLLSEGDLVVCPEGTTCREPYLLRFSSLFAELADEIVPVAINTNVSMFYGTTASGLKCLDPIFFLMNPRPAYYVEVLGKLPKELTCAGGKSSNEVANYIQRKLADALGFECTSLTRRDKYLMLAGNEGIVPVNKRKKP